One Serinicoccus chungangensis genomic window carries:
- a CDS encoding M20/M25/M40 family metallo-hydrolase — protein MNHRLRPRRTLGAAAAGALVASALVAAPSGAAPATNGCDNRTNNTYAKLLECVTAEGVTEHLEAFQAIADANDGNRADQTPGYDASVDYVVETLEAAGWSAEVVPFTYDAADVALRQLTPVAADYPANDATGTGEGDVSGDVVPVDVNLSGDRANSSGCEAADFAGLDLSGPSDIALVQRGSCAFGLKAQNAQAAGAEAVVIFNQGDPGTTGGDRFGAVNPTLLPFEASIPVVGTSFAAGEALAQEGSTAQVKVDFFEATSANVIGELAGKTDGNVVMAGAHLDSVQAGPGINDNGSGSAGLLEVAQQMSKSKPQNTVRFAWWGAEELGLIGSTEWVEQRTQAELDEIALYLNFDMIGSPNYYFGVYDADESSFEAPVLVPEGSEDIERTFESFYTLRGEPYDDSAFSGRSDYQAFINNGIPSGGLFTGAEVVKTEEQEAIWGGVAGEAFDPCYHQACDTLDNVDQHALSVNADAVAFAVFTYAASTEAVNGVAGARIPGRFTVPEPAGPEHTFAGPLGGDDHGHDHDVVGEHE, from the coding sequence ATGAACCACCGCCTGCGCCCCCGGCGCACGCTGGGCGCGGCCGCCGCCGGCGCCCTCGTCGCCTCCGCCCTGGTCGCCGCGCCCTCCGGCGCGGCTCCGGCCACGAACGGCTGCGACAACCGCACCAACAACACCTACGCCAAGCTCCTCGAGTGCGTGACGGCCGAGGGCGTCACCGAGCACCTCGAGGCGTTCCAGGCCATCGCGGACGCCAACGACGGCAACCGCGCCGACCAGACGCCCGGTTACGACGCCAGCGTCGACTACGTGGTCGAGACGCTGGAGGCGGCCGGCTGGTCGGCCGAGGTGGTGCCGTTCACCTACGACGCCGCCGACGTGGCACTGCGCCAGCTGACGCCCGTCGCGGCGGACTACCCGGCCAACGACGCCACCGGCACGGGCGAAGGGGACGTGAGCGGCGACGTCGTCCCGGTGGACGTCAACCTCTCGGGCGACCGCGCCAACAGCAGCGGGTGCGAGGCGGCGGACTTCGCCGGGCTGGACCTCTCCGGACCGAGCGACATCGCGCTCGTGCAGCGAGGCTCCTGCGCCTTCGGGCTGAAGGCGCAGAACGCGCAGGCGGCCGGCGCGGAGGCCGTCGTCATCTTCAACCAGGGTGACCCCGGCACGACCGGGGGCGACAGGTTCGGCGCGGTCAACCCCACGCTGCTGCCCTTCGAGGCGAGCATCCCCGTCGTCGGCACCAGCTTCGCCGCCGGCGAGGCGCTCGCCCAGGAGGGCTCGACCGCTCAGGTCAAGGTCGACTTCTTCGAGGCGACCTCCGCCAACGTCATCGGCGAGCTGGCCGGGAAGACCGACGGCAACGTCGTCATGGCCGGTGCCCACCTGGACTCGGTGCAGGCCGGGCCGGGCATCAACGACAACGGGTCCGGCTCGGCCGGACTGCTCGAGGTCGCCCAGCAGATGAGCAAGTCCAAGCCCCAGAACACGGTGCGGTTCGCCTGGTGGGGAGCCGAGGAGCTGGGGCTCATCGGCTCCACCGAGTGGGTCGAGCAGCGCACCCAGGCGGAGCTGGACGAGATCGCGCTCTACCTCAACTTCGACATGATCGGCTCGCCGAACTACTACTTCGGCGTGTATGACGCCGACGAGTCGAGCTTCGAGGCTCCGGTCCTCGTCCCCGAGGGGTCGGAGGACATCGAGAGGACCTTCGAGTCGTTCTACACGCTGCGCGGCGAGCCGTACGACGACTCCGCCTTCAGCGGCCGCAGCGACTACCAGGCCTTCATCAACAACGGCATCCCCTCCGGTGGGCTGTTCACCGGCGCCGAGGTCGTCAAGACCGAGGAGCAGGAGGCGATCTGGGGCGGCGTGGCCGGCGAGGCCTTCGACCCGTGCTACCACCAGGCGTGCGACACCCTCGACAACGTCGACCAGCACGCGCTGTCGGTGAACGCCGACGCCGTCGCCTTCGCCGTGTTCACCTACGCCGCCTCCACCGAAGCGGTCAACGGGGTCGCGGGCGCGAGGATCCCGGGTCGGTTCACCGTGCCCGAGCCGGCCGGTCCCGAGCACACCTTCGCGGGTCCGCTGGGCGGCGACGACCACGGCCACGACCACGACGTGGTGGGCGAGCACGAGTGA
- a CDS encoding prolyl oligopeptidase family serine peptidase, giving the protein MTPTATGTDPHRWLEEVESPEALEWVRERSAASEAALRAGPAFPALHDGIRDALEASDRIPLVGQAGDHLYGFWTDAEHPRGVWRRTTWESYRTDDPRWEVLVDVDALAEDEDVPWVWQGASLLRPERDRALVHLSRGGSDAGTTRELDLTSGRFVTGPEGFAKPEAKGRLTWRDHDHVFLTTADDPTGATRSGYPRTVRLWRRGTPVADARVVHTVGEEDLGVFVHHDQERDQTVLTRVPAFYREQALVLTHDGVQALDLPETAAISVHGDQVAVELRHAWRPRPGLEYAPGSLVVAPLAAVLADPASAGWTCLVAPDERSALVGLTWTAHQLVTTTLHEVRHTVQAHRRTSQGWVTTDLTEALEVGLRTVSLSAVDDHESDDLWVVTTGFLDPMTLSLAHLAEGQELRLESLRRAPQRFDATGLEVTQQWATSADGTRVPYWQVGPVDLPEDGSTPTVLHGYGGFEHALTPAYDPIVGRAWLAHGHVHVVAGIRGGGEFGPRWHQGALQEQRHRAYEDFVAVARDLVARGITSVPRLGTTGRSNGGLLVGNMLTGYPEDFGAVVCQVPLLDMARYHHLLAGASWMAEYGDPDDPEQWEWLQTFSPYQRFDPARPTPPVYLATSTRDDRVHPGHARKMAALLEEHGRDVTYWENTEGGHGGASTAAQWATWHALAWAFLHERLTG; this is encoded by the coding sequence ATGACCCCGACCGCGACCGGTACCGACCCGCACCGTTGGCTCGAGGAGGTCGAGTCGCCCGAGGCCCTGGAGTGGGTGCGCGAGCGGTCGGCGGCCAGCGAGGCCGCCCTGAGGGCCGGCCCGGCCTTCCCCGCGCTGCACGACGGCATCCGCGACGCGCTCGAGGCCAGTGACCGCATCCCCCTCGTCGGCCAGGCGGGCGACCACCTCTACGGCTTCTGGACCGACGCCGAGCACCCCCGTGGGGTCTGGCGTCGCACCACCTGGGAGTCCTACCGGACCGACGACCCGCGGTGGGAGGTGCTCGTCGACGTCGACGCCCTCGCCGAGGACGAGGACGTGCCGTGGGTGTGGCAGGGGGCGAGCCTGCTGCGCCCGGAGCGCGACCGGGCCCTGGTGCACCTGTCCCGCGGCGGCTCGGATGCCGGCACCACCCGGGAGCTCGACCTGACCTCCGGGCGGTTCGTCACCGGGCCCGAGGGCTTCGCCAAGCCCGAGGCCAAGGGCCGGCTGACGTGGCGGGACCACGACCACGTCTTCCTCACCACCGCCGACGACCCGACCGGCGCCACCCGCTCGGGCTACCCGCGGACGGTGCGGCTCTGGCGCCGCGGCACCCCGGTCGCCGACGCCCGGGTCGTCCACACCGTGGGCGAGGAGGACCTGGGGGTGTTCGTGCACCACGACCAGGAGCGCGACCAGACCGTGCTCACCAGGGTGCCGGCCTTCTACCGCGAGCAGGCGCTCGTCCTGACCCACGACGGGGTGCAGGCGCTCGACCTGCCCGAGACGGCCGCGATCTCGGTGCACGGGGACCAGGTGGCCGTCGAGCTGCGCCACGCCTGGCGGCCGCGGCCCGGGCTGGAGTACGCACCGGGCTCGCTGGTGGTGGCACCGCTGGCGGCGGTCCTGGCGGACCCGGCCTCGGCGGGCTGGACCTGCCTGGTCGCCCCGGACGAGCGGTCCGCCCTGGTCGGGCTCACCTGGACCGCCCACCAGCTCGTCACGACCACCCTGCACGAGGTCCGGCATACCGTGCAGGCGCACCGCCGGACGTCGCAGGGGTGGGTCACCACCGACCTCACCGAGGCTCTCGAGGTCGGCCTGCGGACGGTGAGCCTGTCGGCCGTCGATGACCACGAGAGCGACGACCTGTGGGTCGTCACGACCGGGTTCCTCGACCCGATGACCCTCTCGCTGGCCCATCTCGCCGAGGGGCAGGAGCTGCGGCTCGAGTCGCTGCGGCGCGCGCCGCAGCGCTTCGACGCCACCGGCCTGGAGGTGACCCAGCAGTGGGCCACGTCGGCGGACGGCACCCGGGTGCCCTACTGGCAGGTGGGCCCCGTCGACCTGCCCGAGGACGGCTCGACGCCGACGGTGCTGCACGGCTACGGCGGGTTCGAGCACGCGCTCACCCCCGCCTACGACCCCATCGTCGGCCGGGCCTGGCTCGCGCACGGACACGTGCACGTCGTCGCGGGCATCCGTGGGGGCGGGGAGTTCGGGCCGCGCTGGCACCAGGGTGCCCTCCAGGAGCAGCGCCACCGGGCCTACGAGGACTTCGTCGCGGTCGCGCGGGACCTCGTCGCCCGCGGCATCACCTCCGTGCCGCGGCTGGGCACGACCGGCCGCAGCAACGGCGGGCTGCTGGTGGGCAACATGCTCACCGGCTACCCGGAGGACTTCGGGGCGGTCGTCTGCCAGGTCCCGCTGCTCGACATGGCGCGCTACCACCACCTGCTGGCGGGCGCCTCGTGGATGGCGGAGTACGGCGACCCCGACGACCCGGAGCAGTGGGAGTGGCTGCAGACGTTCTCGCCCTACCAGCGGTTCGACCCGGCCCGTCCGACGCCGCCGGTCTACCTCGCGACGTCCACCCGTGACGACCGCGTGCACCCCGGTCACGCGCGCAAGATGGCGGCGCTGCTGGAGGAGCACGGACGCGACGTGACGTACTGGGAGAACACCGAGGGTGGGCACGGGGGCGCCAGCACGGCCGCCCAGTGGGCGACCTGGCACGCGCTGGCCTG